GCTCGCCCGGCCGGTGCCCCAGCCGCTCCCGCAGCCCCACGGTGTCGATCACCCGGTCGAACAGCGCCTGGTCGGCCTGGCGGGCGGAGATGTCGAGCGGCAGCCGGATGTTCTGCTCGGCGGTGAGCGTGGGCAGCAGGTTGAACGCCTGGAAGACGAAGCCGATCCGGTCCCGGCGGAGCTGCGTGAGCTGCCGGTCGCTCAGCCCGGTCAGCTCGGTGTCGCCGACCCGGACCGTGCCGGAGGTGGCGGCGTCGAGCCCGGCCAGGCAGTGCATCAACGTGGACTTGCCGGACCCGGACGGCCCCATGATCGCGGTGAAGGCCCCGGTGTGGAAGGCCACGGTGACGCCGCGGAGGGCGTGCACGGCGGCGTCGCCCCGGCCGTAGACCTTGGTCAAGTTCGTGGCCACCACGGCGGGCGGGGCCTGGGTGAGGGTCACTCGTCGCTCCTTGTCGCGTTTTTCGGACGCGACTCACGCTAGGAGCGGAAACGTCCCGTTCCCTGGGCCTCAAGGAGGGACTTCGGGTCACACCCCAGACGACCCCGGTCAGACTTTCGGCCGAGGGGCGGGCACGATC
The Actinomadura luzonensis genome window above contains:
- a CDS encoding ABC transporter ATP-binding protein, encoding MTLTQAPPAVVATNLTKVYGRGDAAVHALRGVTVAFHTGAFTAIMGPSGSGKSTLMHCLAGLDAATSGTVRVGDTELTGLSDRQLTQLRRDRIGFVFQAFNLLPTLTAEQNIRLPLDISARQADQALFDRVIDTVGLRERLGHRPGELSGGQQQRVAVARALISKPQVIFADEPTGNLDSRSGAEVLSFLRTSVRELHQTIVMVTHDPVAASYADRVVFLRDGELVTEVAAPTPQSVLDTLVKLEA